GCGGTACTGATTGTCACCAATGTGTTGTCGGGCATCTGGGCATGGATCGCCGGTATTCTGGCAGTAGTCTTTCTTGCCACCAGCGCCATTGGTTTCTGCCCGCTCTATCTGCCGTTCCGCATCAAAACCCGCTAAAGCGTGAGAGCCACGGCAGCTAACCCTGTTGGCAAGAGAAACAATCATCGGGAAAGGGCACGGTACATCGTGCCCTTTCTGTTTGGATGCAGAAACGGCGTGCTGTATCCCTGCATCCCAGTGTGTGATAGCGACAATGGCGTCTGGGAAAGCAACGGATACTGTGATCTTCCTGGTATAGGGGTTGCCTGGCCGACGTTCGTTCTATTCACGCTGTCCATAATCACTCACCTTTCTTCACAATTCGTCAGCGTACCGGCTATTACCGGTATCCGGGCTGTATCGCGCCATCCGCAGATACATCCAGGTAGGCGAGATGACGGCCTAATGGCGCATCAGCCCTGCTTTCCATCCCCTTCTGGTAATCTGGCAGTGAATCTTCATAATCCTCTTGCAGCACCTCAACAAGTTCTTCACAATCTCCTCCCATAATCATAAGTGTAAGAACAACCACGACTCACGAGGAGATGACCTTATGAAGCAGATAAAGCCAAACCTGATGAACTTTCTGATCGACGGTGCAATGTTTCTGGCCTTTCTGATTGCGACTGCACCACGCTTTAGCGGATTAGCGATCCACGAGTGGTTGAGTCTGGCGCTGGCAGCAACCATCGTCACCCATCTGTTGTTGCACTGGCAGTGGATTGTTGCGATTGGCAAGCGCTTCTTTGCAAAGACGACATGGCGCTCACGACTGAATTATCTACTGAATGCACTGCTGTTTGTTGCCTTCACTGTCACTATTGCCACCGGTATCCTGATCTCGCGCGAGGCATTGCCGTTCTTTGGTCTCACGATGACACGTGATCGGACATTGGAACTGCTGCATCATCAGGCGTCTGATCTCACTGTGCTGCTGTTGGGGTTGCATGTGGCCATCCACTGGAGCTGGATTGTGGGGATGGTACGCCGAATCCTGCCTCAGCGACGGTTATTACGCAAGCCGGTTGTTGCAACGAGTCGGCTTGAGGAGGTACAACAATGAAACTGCTGGGTCGTATTCTGATAATCCTGGGAGTCGCCTGGTTGATCGTGATGGGGATGAACTGGCTTGTTGCCCAACAGCTCCTTCCTGTCAATGGCAGTGCATACCCAGAGCGGTTCGTCGGTGATGAGCGTGGTGAAGGGTTCAGGTGGGCTGAACGTGGTGAAGGGTTCAGGGGAGCGGAACGGGGTGGCAGTGAGTTTGGTGAACGAGGTGAGCATATCGCCGAAGCTCCATCACCGGCCAGCGCAGGCGACTTGCTCGGTACGCTGGCTAAGATCGGCATTATCACCGTGATTGTGGTAGCGATTGATCAGGTCATTCGGTTCTTTCGGCACCGTTCACGACGGCAGACGGCATCGGCAGCGTGATCATACGCCGGCATGCTTATTGCAGGGTGAAGGGTCTGCCTTCACCCGCTTTTCTTCAGGGTTGCCAGTAGACAAAGCGAAACGAGCCGCTTGAAAGCGTAGAAGACAGCCATCCAGTGCATGTCTCCGCCGGCGAAGGTAAGAGCGGCTTCGATCCTTTGTACGACACGGTGCGCAGAACACAGCAACAACACGCGGTAACATCTGGTGCGGTGTTCAGTGATTCTATTGCGTCATCCCGGCGCGCAGGCGTTGCCAGACCCCAACCGGGTAGCCAATCATCTTGGCGAGATCGCCGGCCAG
This genomic window from Chloroflexus aurantiacus J-10-fl contains:
- a CDS encoding YgaP family membrane protein, with protein sequence MTPNMGNIDRIVRVVVALLVAVLIVTNVLSGIWAWIAGILAVVFLATSAIGFCPLYLPFRIKTR
- a CDS encoding DUF4405 domain-containing protein, coding for MKQIKPNLMNFLIDGAMFLAFLIATAPRFSGLAIHEWLSLALAATIVTHLLLHWQWIVAIGKRFFAKTTWRSRLNYLLNALLFVAFTVTIATGILISREALPFFGLTMTRDRTLELLHHQASDLTVLLLGLHVAIHWSWIVGMVRRILPQRRLLRKPVVATSRLEEVQQ